The following are encoded in a window of Oceanispirochaeta sp. genomic DNA:
- a CDS encoding Abi family protein, with amino-acid sequence MNYDSPPTTTEEQLELLSLRGMVLPDRDRAAAFLNQVSYYRFSGYALHYEIFENRKRTHKFKEGTSFDDVVQLYDFDSKLRSLLFDSIQDIEVAFRTQLCLKVSLKTADSHWPLNPGNFSDRFDHGKFVQECEKETQRSREIFIESYKKKYTQPEAPAAWMLIEIVSFGSWSRVYSSLSDEEVKKDIARYFQVKPYILKSWVHSLTVLRNQCAHHARIWNASLSISPALTNKMEKAYPITTNKRKRIVLMLDIISELLKPLDKYEGFISSLNELLDEYPTVPEQAMGLSARVLDLNTGVRR; translated from the coding sequence ATGAATTATGATTCTCCCCCCACCACTACAGAAGAGCAGCTTGAGCTTTTAAGCCTAAGAGGGATGGTCCTCCCTGATCGAGATAGGGCCGCTGCTTTTTTAAACCAGGTCAGTTACTACCGTTTCAGCGGATATGCTCTGCATTATGAAATATTTGAAAATCGGAAAAGAACCCATAAATTCAAGGAGGGGACAAGCTTTGATGATGTGGTTCAGCTCTATGACTTCGATTCCAAGTTAAGATCTCTCCTCTTTGATTCCATACAGGATATTGAGGTTGCCTTCAGGACACAGCTCTGTCTAAAAGTCTCTTTAAAAACAGCAGATTCTCACTGGCCTCTGAATCCTGGGAATTTTTCAGACAGATTTGATCATGGGAAGTTTGTTCAGGAGTGTGAAAAGGAGACTCAAAGGAGCCGGGAAATCTTTATTGAGAGTTACAAAAAAAAATACACTCAACCAGAGGCTCCCGCAGCCTGGATGTTGATAGAGATTGTTTCCTTTGGCTCCTGGTCCAGGGTTTATTCCTCTCTCTCTGATGAAGAGGTGAAAAAGGATATTGCCCGATATTTCCAGGTAAAACCCTACATCTTAAAATCCTGGGTTCACTCTCTGACTGTTCTACGGAACCAATGTGCCCATCATGCCCGGATATGGAATGCTTCTCTCAGTATCAGTCCTGCTCTCACAAATAAGATGGAAAAGGCCTACCCAATTACAACCAATAAGAGAAAAAGGATCGTTCTGATGCTCGATATCATATCTGAACTTCTAAAACCCCTGGATAAATACGAGGGATTTATTAGCTCTCTCAATGAACTCCTTGATGAATACCCCACAGTCCCAGAACAAGCCATGGGGCTATCAGCAAGAGTTTTAGACCTGAATACAGGAGTCAGAAGATGA